A genome region from Nicotiana tabacum cultivar K326 chromosome 13, ASM71507v2, whole genome shotgun sequence includes the following:
- the LOC107815085 gene encoding auxin response factor 19, with protein MKTPANGAGAGTQPAAGNEDEKKRINPELWQACAGPLVNLPVAGTHVVYFPQGHSEQVAASIKKDVEAQVPNYPNLPSKLICLLHNVTLHADPETDEVYAQMTLQPVPSFDKEALLRSDLSMKANKPQPEFFCKTLTASDTSTHGGFSVPRRAAEKIFPPLDYSLQPPAQELVARDLHDNVWTFRHVYRGQPKRHLLTTGWSLVVSGKRLFAGDSVLFIRDEKHQFQLGIRKANRQPTNLSSSVLSSDSMHIGILAAAAHAAANNSPFTVFYNPRAGPSEFVIPLAKYYKATYSSQVSLGMRFRMMFETEESGTRRYMGTITGISDMDPVRWKNSQWRNLQVGWDESTAGERINRVSIWEIEPITAPFLICSSPFFSSKRPRQPGMPDGDCSDMDGVFRRTMPWLGDDFGMTDPQGLPGLSLVQWMNMQKSPSLANPMMSNYLNSLSGSVLQNLAGADLSRQLGLAAPQLQQQHNLQFHRPNQQGQQLDQLQKLPAATLNSLDSIMQSQQQLYDIGQQPRQNSTNQSLPTTQVQSQLLQAQSLVQSQNVLPPQQSIQNQLQRNLPQSLPQQQPQQQILSQSQQQNFMSSQPPDPVNQHHFSENQFQLLQKLHQQQKSLLAQQSALQQSSHLGSIQDQQKQFLDVSQNFSRSLATSQMLDASQTTSTSLSHSQIVQQQMTRTHSQSNLRFVQPTQQPKLQQQQSGILPDLSGPVGYSLPRTTYQLTTNGSSLTRTAGGGQPVMDEVPSWSTSVSTNNCQNVVQQNLNGRIHESTGARDETTHYSGPLFNSSGLEVMSANSNLVKELQQKTDVKPSINVSKNQNHGFLAPQTLNTAGHQLDYLDSSSSATSACLSQNDVQLQQTTDPPLSSSSQPLIFRDSPDGEVQGDSRNDIAFGANMENQLGLPMMPDPLITKSLVGSRKDFSDNLSSGGGMLSSYENPKETQPELLASMASEYMTFNSMDSTINDGNFMDRGAWDPPPQLPRMRTFTKVYKRGAVGRSIDIGRYSGYEELKLDLARRFGIEGQLEDRQRIGWKLVYVDHENDDLLVGDDPWEEFVSCVRCIKILSPQEVQQMSLDGDFGGNVLQNQACSSSDAGGM; from the exons ATGAAGACGCCGGCAAACGGTGCCGGTGCCGGAACTCAGCCGGCTGCTGGCAATGAAG ATGAGAAGAAGAGAATAAACCCAGAGCTATGGCAAGCTTGCGCCGGGCCTCTGGTGAACTTGCCGGTCGCTGGGACCCACGTTGTCTACTTCCCACAAGGCCACAGTGAACAG GTTGCAGCATCTATCAAGAAAGATGTGGAAGCCCAAGTTCCAAACTATCCAAATCTTCCATCAAAGTTAATTTGTCTTCTTCACAATGTTACCCTGCAT GCTGATCCAGAAACTGATGAAGTTTATGCCCAAATGACACTGCAACCAGTCCCTTCA TTCGACAAGGAGGCATTATTGAGGTCAGATTTATCTATGAAAGCAAATAAACCACAACCAGAATTTTTTTGCAAGACCTTGACCGCAAGTGATACAAGCACTCATGGAGGTTTCTCTGTGCCTCGGCGCGCAGCAGAGAAAATATTTCCTCCTCTT GATTACTCACTGCAACCACCTGCTCAAGAGCTTGTGGCTAGAGACTTGCATGATAATGTATGGACCTTTAGACATGTTTATCGAG GGCAACCCAAACGACACTTGCTAACAACAGGGTGGAGCCTTGTTGTGAGTGGAAAAAGACTTTTTGCAGGTGACTCGGTCTTGTTTATTAG GGATGAAAAGCATCAGTTTCAACTAGGAATTAGAAAGGCAAACAGGCAGCCGACCAACTTATCGTCATCAGTGTTGTCAAGTGATAGCATGCATATTGGTATCCTAGCAGCGGCAGCTCATGCAGCTGCAAACAACAGCCCTTTCACTGTGTTTTATAACCCAAG GGCCGGTCCTTCTGAATTTGTAATTCCTTTAGCAAAATACTACAAAGCAACTTATAGCAGTCAAGTATCTCTTGGCATGCGGTTTCGCATGATGTTTGAGACAGAAGAATCTGGAACTAGAAGGTATATGGGAACAATTACTGGCATCAGTGATATGGATCCAGTGAGGTGGAAGAACTCTCAATGGAGGAATTTGCAG GTTGGTTGGGATGAATCAACTGCTGGGGAAAGGATCAACCGAGTGTCTATTTGGGAGATTGAACCTATAACAGCACCTTTTTTAATCTGTTCCAGTCCATTCTTCAGCTCCAAGCGTCCAAGGCAACCTGGAATGCCAG ATGGTGATTGTTCTGATATGGATGGTGTATTCAGGAGGACAATGCCATGGCTCGGTGATGACTTTGGCATGACGGATCCTCAAGGTCTGCCCGGTCTTAGCTTAGTCCAATGGATGAACATGCAAAAAAGCCCTTCTCTGGCTAACCCGATGATGTCCAACTACTTGAATTCCCTATCTGGTTCTGTTCTACAAAACCTAGCTGGAGCGGACCTATCACGTCAGCTAGGTTTGGCAGCACCTCAACTTCAGCAGCAGCATAACTTGCAGTTTCATAGGCCAAACCAACAGGGACAACAGCTTGACCAGCTCCAGAAGTTACCAGCGGCAACACTCAACTCATTAGATTCAATTATGCAATCGCAGCAACAGTTATATGATATCGGCCAGCAACCAAGGCAAAATTCAACTAATCAATCACTGCCTACAACCCAAGTTCAATCGCAACTTCTGCAAGCTCAGAGTCTTGTGCAATCTCAGAATGTTCTTCCGCCGCAACAATCAATTCAAAACCAGCTGCAGAGAAACCTCCCTCAGAGCCTACCACAGCAACAGCCACAACAACAGATTCTGAGTCAAAGTCAGCAGCAAAATTTCATGTCGTCCCAGCCCCCAGATCCAGTTAACCAACATCACTTCTCTGAAAATCAATTTCAACTTCTACAGAAACTGCATCAGCAACAAAAATCACTTCTAGCACAACAATCTGCATTACAGCAATCTTCGCATCTTGGGTCAATCCAGGATCAGCAGAAACAGTTCTTGGATGTATCGCAGAACTTTTCCAGGTCACTGGCAACAAGCCAAATGTTGGATGCGTCTCAAACCACCTCCACTTCACTTTCCCACTCGCAGATTGTGCAGCAGCAGATGACAAGAACACATAGCCAGTCCAATCTTCGGTTTGTCCAGCCAACTCAGCAACCAAAGCTTCAGCAGCAGCAATCTGGAATCTTACCAGACCTATCTGGACCAGTTGGCTACTCTCTACCCAGAACGACTTATCAGCTTACCACAAACGGTAGTAGTTTAACAAGAACTGCAGGCGGAGGGCAGCCTGTAATGGATGAAGTCCCATCATGGTCCACCTCAGTGTCCACTAACAACTGTCAAAATGTAGTTCAGCAAAATTTGAATGGTCGGATCCATGAAAGCACAGGTGCGCGTGATGAAACAACCCACTATTCTGGACCCCTTTTTAATTCGAGTGGATTAGAAGTTATGTCTGCTAATAGCAACCTGGTTAAAGAGTTGCAACAAAAAACTGATGTTAAGCCGTCAATAAACGTCTCCAAGAACCAGAACCATGGGTTTTTGGCACCTCAAACTCTGAACACTGCAGGACACCAATTGGATTATTTGGATAGTTCATCTTCAGCAACTTCAGCTTGCCTTTCCCAAAATGATGTCCAACTGCAGCAGACCACAGACCCACCACTATCTTCCAGTTCTCAGCCATTGATATTCAGAGATAGTCCAGACGGAGAAGTTCAGGGTGACTCGAGGAATGATATAGCTTTTGGAGCAAATATGGAAAATCAGTTAGGACTGCCTATGATGCCTGATCCTTTGATCACAAAAAGCTTAGTAGGATCAAGGAAGGATTTCTCCGACAATCTCTCATCAGGAGGAGGCATGCTCTCTAGCTATGAAAACCCCAAGGAAACGCAGCCTGAACTCTTGGCCTCAATGGCTTCCGAATATATGACCTTTAATTCAATGGATTCTACTATCAATGATGGTAATTTCATGGATAGAGGTGCCTGGGACCCACCGCCTCAACTTCCCCGTATGCGGACTTTTACCAAG GTGTACAAGCGTGGTGCGGTGGGAAGATCAATTGATATCGGACGGTACTCAGGCTATGAGGAACTTAAGCTAGATTTGGCTCGTAGATTTGGTATAGAGGGACAACTGGAGGACAGACAAAGAATAGGATGGAAGCTTGTGTATGTGGATCATGAGAACGATGATCTCCTGGTTGGTGATGACCCTTGGGA GGAATTTGTGAGCTGTGTCCGCTGCATCAAGATTCTTTCTCCGCAGGAAGTTCAACAAATGAGCTTGGATGGAGATTTTGGAGGTAATGTCCTTCAAAACCAAGCTTGTAGCAGTTCAGATGCGGGAGGCATGTAA